From Amphiprion ocellaris isolate individual 3 ecotype Okinawa chromosome 2, ASM2253959v1, whole genome shotgun sequence, a single genomic window includes:
- the opa1 gene encoding dynamin-like 120 kDa protein, mitochondrial isoform X2 — MLRVGSKAACMACRNLVSTNMGIRFRVPLQKLHPLSRAIHHRYSGNTNPQRPPHRTAARYFTSMSRLPMRPPKPPPGSGGRGYQQQRNFWMVRLAARLLRLRYILLGTAVGGGYTAKKTYEEWKDMLPDFSEYNWIIPDFVWELSEQIDFDKLAKALPEIEEIAKLLPDMDKIGENFTFLKSLLSSETSGDPQLKATDSSAAAAHDASDKQYKKGLLGELILIQQQIQRHEEEVQRAAAANSARPPPPEPVPSPPPNPSPPQQKRKSSDKEKIDQLQEELLRTQLKYQRMLERLEKENKELRKVVLQKDDKGIHQRKVKKSLIDLYSEVLDILSDYDANYNTQDHLPRVVVVGDQSAGKTSVLEMIAQARIFPRGSGEMMTRSPVKVTLSEGPHHVALFKDSGREFDLTKEEDLAALRHEIELRMRKSVKEGQTVSSETISLSVKGPGIQRMVLVDLPGVISTVTAGMASDTKETIFSISKAYMQNPNAIILCIQDGSVDAERSIVTDLVSQMDPQGKRTIFVLTKVDLAEKNLASPSRIQQIVEGKLFPMKALGYFAVVTGKGSNAESIDSIKDYEEDFFQNSRLLRDGMLKAHQVTTKNLSLAVSDCFWKMVRESVEQQADVFKASRFNLETEWKNNYPRLRELDRNELYEKAKNEILDEVISLSQVTPQHWEAILQKKLWERVSTHVIENIYLPAAQTMDSGTFNTTVDIKLKQWTDKQLPHKALEVAWETLQEEFARFMAEYKGKDQDDIFDKLKEAVKDESIKRHKWNERAMDSLRVIQHNALEDRSITDKPQWDAAIQFMEETLQSRLKDTESVIRDMVGPDWKQRWLNWKNRTPDQHIRNETKNELERLLKLHDDHTAYLANDEVTTVRKNLEGRGVEVDPVLIKDTWHQLYRRHFLQKALSHCNLCKRGFYYYQRHFVDSELECNDVVLFWRIQRMLVITANTLRQQLTNTEVRRLEKNVKEVLDDFGEDTERKIHLITGRRVQLAEDLKKVREIQEKLEAFIEALHKEK, encoded by the exons ATGCTGCGTGTCGGGAGCAAAGCCGCCTG CATGGCCTGTAGGAACCTGGTCTCCACCAACATGGGGATACGATTTCGGGTACCGCTGCAGAAGCTTCACCCTCTGTCCCGTGCCATCCACCACCGCTACTCGGGAAACACCAACCCTCAGCGACCACCTCATCGCACAGCAGCCCGCTATTTTACCTCTATGTCTCGGTTGCCCATGAGGCCACCTAAGCCTCCTCCAGGGTCAGGGGGCCGTGGCTACCAGCAACAGCGCAACTTCTGGATGGTCCGTCTCGCTGCTCGGCTGCTAAGGCTCAGATACATTCTGCTGGGAACAGCAGTGGGAGGCGGCTACACAGCTAAGAAG ACCTATGAAGAGTGGAAGGACATGCTGCCGGATTTTAGTGAATACAACTGGATCATTCCAGACTTTGTCTGGGAATTAAGTGAACAAATTGATTTTG ATAAACTGGCCAAAGCTCTACCGGAGATAGAAGAAATAGCCAAACTACTACCTGACATGGACAAAATAGGAGAGAACTTCACTTTCCTTAAAAGCCTCCTCTCCTCTG AAACTTCAGGCGATCCTCAACTAAAAGCCACAGATTcttctgctgcagcagcacatgatgccagtGACAAGCAGTACAAAAAG GGTCTGCTTGGGGAGCTCATTCTTATTCAGCAGCAGATCCAGCGGCACGAGGAGGAAGTCCAACGGGCCGCTGCTGCCAATAGTGCGCGTCCCCCACCGCCAGAGCCTGTTCCCAGTCCGCCTCCGAACCCCAGCCCCCCTCAACAGAAGCGCAAG TcatcagacaaagaaaagatagaccagcttcaagaagaaCTCCTCCGTACCCAG TTAAAGTATCAGCGCATGCTGGAGAGACTGgagaaggaaaataaagagtTAAGGAAAGTGGTGCTGCAAAAAGATGATAAAGGAATTCACCAAAGGAAAGTGAAG AAATCCCTTATTGACCTGTATTCTGAAGTCTTGGACATCTTATCTGACTACGACGCCAACTACAACACCCAGGACCACTTACCCAGG GTGGTCGTGGTTGGGGATCAGAGTGCTGGAAAGACAAGCGTACTTGAGATGATAGCCCAGGCCAGGATCTTCCCCAGGGGCTCAGGAGAAATGATGACACGGTCTCCTGTTAAG GTAACATTAAGTGAAGGCCCCCACCACGTGGCCCTGTTCAAGGACAGTGGTCGAGAATTCGACCTTACCAAGGAGGAGGAC CTTGCTGCTCTGAGGCATGAGATTGAgctgaggatgaggaagagTGTGAAGGAGGGGCAGACAGTCAGCTCCGAG ACAATATCCCTGAGTGTCAAAGGCCCTGGCATCCAGAGGATGGTACTTGTTGACTTACCAGGAGTAATCAGT ACGGTCACTGCAGGCATGGCATCAGACACTAAGGAAACCATCTTCAGCATCAGTAAGGCCTACATGCAAAACCCCAATGCAATCATCCTCTGTATTCAGG ATGGCAGCGTGGATGCGGAGCGAAGCATTGTCACCGACTTGGTTAGTCAGATGGACCCTCAGGGGAAGAGGACCATCTTTGTACTGACCAAAGTGGACTTGGCTGAGAAGAACCTGGCCAGCCCAAGCAGA ATCCAGCAAATAGTGGAGGGCAAACTATTTCCCATGAAAGCCCTGGGCTACTTTGCTGTAGTGACAGGAAAAG GGAGCAATGCTGAAAGCATAGATTCCATCAAAGATTATGAGGAAGACTTTTTCCAGAACTCCAGATTACTGAG GGATGGCATGCTGAAAGCCCACCAGGTAACCACCAAGAACTTGAGCCTGGCTGTCTCTGATTGTTTCTGGAAGATGGTCAGGGAGTCTGTAGAGCAGCAAGCTGATGTCTTCAAAG CATCGCGATTCAACCTCGAGACAGAATGGAAGAACAACTACCCTCGTTTGAGAGAGCTTGACAGG aatgAACTCTATGAAAAGGCCAAAAATGAAATCTTGGATGAAGTCATTAGTTTGAGTCAAGTGACTCCACAGCACTG GGAAGCTATTCTGCAGAAGAAGCTGTGGGAACGTGTTTCCACTCATGTAATCGAGAACATCTACCTGCCTGCTGCCCAAACAATGGACTCTGGTACCTTTAACACCACTGTAGACATTAAGCTCAAGCAGTGGACTGACAAGCAGCTCCCACACAAAGCACTGGAG GTTGCCTGGGAGACACTGCAGGAGGAGTTTGCCCGCTTCATGGCTGAATACAAAGGCAAAGACCAGgatgacatttttgacaagctaaaggaggctgtgaaggATGAGAGCATCAAGAGACACAAGTGGAATGAGAGGGCCATGGACAGCCTG AGGGTGATCCAGCACAATGCTCTAGAAGACCGGTCCATCACAGACAAGCCACAGTGGGATGCAGCAATCCAGTTCATGGAAGAAACTTTGCAGTCACGCCTTAAAGACA CTGAATCAGTAATCAGAGACATGGTGGGTCCAGACTGGAAGCAGAGGTGGCTGAACTGGAAGAACCGTACACCAGATCAG CACATCcgtaatgaaacaaaaaatgagctggAGCGCTTGCTGAAGCTGCACGATGACCACACAGCTTACTTGGCTAACGATGAGGTCACCACAGTCAGGAAGAACCTGGAGGGACGAGGGGTTGAAGTTGATCCAGTTCTG ATCAAGGACACGTGGCATCAGCTGTATCGCCGACACTTTTTGCAGAAGGCATTGTCCCATTGCAACCTGTGCAAAAGAGGCTTCTACTACTACCAGAGACACTTTGTTGACTCTGAG TTGGAGTGCAATGACGTGGTACTGTTTTGGAGAATCCAGAGGATGCTGGTCATCACAGCCAACACTCTCCGACAGCAGCTCACCAACACAGAGG TGCGCCGATTGGAGAAAAATGTGAAGGAAGTGCTGGATGACTTTGGGGAAGACACGGAGAGGAAGATCCACCTCATCACTGGCCGCAGAGTCCAGCTGGCCGAGGATCTCA
- the opa1 gene encoding dynamin-like 120 kDa protein, mitochondrial isoform X4 — protein sequence MLRVGSKAACMACRNLVSTNMGIRFRVPLQKLHPLSRAIHHRYSGNTNPQRPPHRTAARYFTSMSRLPMRPPKPPPGSGGRGYQQQRNFWMVRLAARLLRLRYILLGTAVGGGYTAKKTYEEWKDMLPDFSEYNWIIPDFVWELSEQIDFDKLAKALPEIEEIAKLLPDMDKIGENFTFLKSLLSSETSGDPQLKATDSSAAAAHDASDKQYKKSSDKEKIDQLQEELLRTQLKYQRMLERLEKENKELRKVVLQKDDKGIHQRKVKKSLIDLYSEVLDILSDYDANYNTQDHLPRVVVVGDQSAGKTSVLEMIAQARIFPRGSGEMMTRSPVKVTLSEGPHHVALFKDSGREFDLTKEEDLAALRHEIELRMRKSVKEGQTVSSETISLSVKGPGIQRMVLVDLPGVISTVTAGMASDTKETIFSISKAYMQNPNAIILCIQDGSVDAERSIVTDLVSQMDPQGKRTIFVLTKVDLAEKNLASPSRIQQIVEGKLFPMKALGYFAVVTGKGSNAESIDSIKDYEEDFFQNSRLLRDGMLKAHQVTTKNLSLAVSDCFWKMVRESVEQQADVFKASRFNLETEWKNNYPRLRELDRNELYEKAKNEILDEVISLSQVTPQHWEAILQKKLWERVSTHVIENIYLPAAQTMDSGTFNTTVDIKLKQWTDKQLPHKALEVAWETLQEEFARFMAEYKGKDQDDIFDKLKEAVKDESIKRHKWNERAMDSLRVIQHNALEDRSITDKPQWDAAIQFMEETLQSRLKDTESVIRDMVGPDWKQRWLNWKNRTPDQHIRNETKNELERLLKLHDDHTAYLANDEVTTVRKNLEGRGVEVDPVLIKDTWHQLYRRHFLQKALSHCNLCKRGFYYYQRHFVDSELECNDVVLFWRIQRMLVITANTLRQQLTNTEVRRLEKNVKEVLDDFGEDTERKIHLITGRRVQLAEDLKKVREIQEKLEAFIEALHKEK from the exons ATGCTGCGTGTCGGGAGCAAAGCCGCCTG CATGGCCTGTAGGAACCTGGTCTCCACCAACATGGGGATACGATTTCGGGTACCGCTGCAGAAGCTTCACCCTCTGTCCCGTGCCATCCACCACCGCTACTCGGGAAACACCAACCCTCAGCGACCACCTCATCGCACAGCAGCCCGCTATTTTACCTCTATGTCTCGGTTGCCCATGAGGCCACCTAAGCCTCCTCCAGGGTCAGGGGGCCGTGGCTACCAGCAACAGCGCAACTTCTGGATGGTCCGTCTCGCTGCTCGGCTGCTAAGGCTCAGATACATTCTGCTGGGAACAGCAGTGGGAGGCGGCTACACAGCTAAGAAG ACCTATGAAGAGTGGAAGGACATGCTGCCGGATTTTAGTGAATACAACTGGATCATTCCAGACTTTGTCTGGGAATTAAGTGAACAAATTGATTTTG ATAAACTGGCCAAAGCTCTACCGGAGATAGAAGAAATAGCCAAACTACTACCTGACATGGACAAAATAGGAGAGAACTTCACTTTCCTTAAAAGCCTCCTCTCCTCTG AAACTTCAGGCGATCCTCAACTAAAAGCCACAGATTcttctgctgcagcagcacatgatgccagtGACAAGCAGTACAAAAAG TcatcagacaaagaaaagatagaccagcttcaagaagaaCTCCTCCGTACCCAG TTAAAGTATCAGCGCATGCTGGAGAGACTGgagaaggaaaataaagagtTAAGGAAAGTGGTGCTGCAAAAAGATGATAAAGGAATTCACCAAAGGAAAGTGAAG AAATCCCTTATTGACCTGTATTCTGAAGTCTTGGACATCTTATCTGACTACGACGCCAACTACAACACCCAGGACCACTTACCCAGG GTGGTCGTGGTTGGGGATCAGAGTGCTGGAAAGACAAGCGTACTTGAGATGATAGCCCAGGCCAGGATCTTCCCCAGGGGCTCAGGAGAAATGATGACACGGTCTCCTGTTAAG GTAACATTAAGTGAAGGCCCCCACCACGTGGCCCTGTTCAAGGACAGTGGTCGAGAATTCGACCTTACCAAGGAGGAGGAC CTTGCTGCTCTGAGGCATGAGATTGAgctgaggatgaggaagagTGTGAAGGAGGGGCAGACAGTCAGCTCCGAG ACAATATCCCTGAGTGTCAAAGGCCCTGGCATCCAGAGGATGGTACTTGTTGACTTACCAGGAGTAATCAGT ACGGTCACTGCAGGCATGGCATCAGACACTAAGGAAACCATCTTCAGCATCAGTAAGGCCTACATGCAAAACCCCAATGCAATCATCCTCTGTATTCAGG ATGGCAGCGTGGATGCGGAGCGAAGCATTGTCACCGACTTGGTTAGTCAGATGGACCCTCAGGGGAAGAGGACCATCTTTGTACTGACCAAAGTGGACTTGGCTGAGAAGAACCTGGCCAGCCCAAGCAGA ATCCAGCAAATAGTGGAGGGCAAACTATTTCCCATGAAAGCCCTGGGCTACTTTGCTGTAGTGACAGGAAAAG GGAGCAATGCTGAAAGCATAGATTCCATCAAAGATTATGAGGAAGACTTTTTCCAGAACTCCAGATTACTGAG GGATGGCATGCTGAAAGCCCACCAGGTAACCACCAAGAACTTGAGCCTGGCTGTCTCTGATTGTTTCTGGAAGATGGTCAGGGAGTCTGTAGAGCAGCAAGCTGATGTCTTCAAAG CATCGCGATTCAACCTCGAGACAGAATGGAAGAACAACTACCCTCGTTTGAGAGAGCTTGACAGG aatgAACTCTATGAAAAGGCCAAAAATGAAATCTTGGATGAAGTCATTAGTTTGAGTCAAGTGACTCCACAGCACTG GGAAGCTATTCTGCAGAAGAAGCTGTGGGAACGTGTTTCCACTCATGTAATCGAGAACATCTACCTGCCTGCTGCCCAAACAATGGACTCTGGTACCTTTAACACCACTGTAGACATTAAGCTCAAGCAGTGGACTGACAAGCAGCTCCCACACAAAGCACTGGAG GTTGCCTGGGAGACACTGCAGGAGGAGTTTGCCCGCTTCATGGCTGAATACAAAGGCAAAGACCAGgatgacatttttgacaagctaaaggaggctgtgaaggATGAGAGCATCAAGAGACACAAGTGGAATGAGAGGGCCATGGACAGCCTG AGGGTGATCCAGCACAATGCTCTAGAAGACCGGTCCATCACAGACAAGCCACAGTGGGATGCAGCAATCCAGTTCATGGAAGAAACTTTGCAGTCACGCCTTAAAGACA CTGAATCAGTAATCAGAGACATGGTGGGTCCAGACTGGAAGCAGAGGTGGCTGAACTGGAAGAACCGTACACCAGATCAG CACATCcgtaatgaaacaaaaaatgagctggAGCGCTTGCTGAAGCTGCACGATGACCACACAGCTTACTTGGCTAACGATGAGGTCACCACAGTCAGGAAGAACCTGGAGGGACGAGGGGTTGAAGTTGATCCAGTTCTG ATCAAGGACACGTGGCATCAGCTGTATCGCCGACACTTTTTGCAGAAGGCATTGTCCCATTGCAACCTGTGCAAAAGAGGCTTCTACTACTACCAGAGACACTTTGTTGACTCTGAG TTGGAGTGCAATGACGTGGTACTGTTTTGGAGAATCCAGAGGATGCTGGTCATCACAGCCAACACTCTCCGACAGCAGCTCACCAACACAGAGG TGCGCCGATTGGAGAAAAATGTGAAGGAAGTGCTGGATGACTTTGGGGAAGACACGGAGAGGAAGATCCACCTCATCACTGGCCGCAGAGTCCAGCTGGCCGAGGATCTCA
- the opa1 gene encoding dynamin-like 120 kDa protein, mitochondrial isoform X1 → MLRVGSKAACMACRNLVSTNMGIRFRVPLQKLHPLSRAIHHRYSGNTNPQRPPHRTAARYFTSMSRLPMRPPKPPPGSGGRGYQQQRNFWMVRLAARLLRLRYILLGTAVGGGYTAKKTYEEWKDMLPDFSEYNWIIPDFVWELSEQIDFDKLAKALPEIEEIAKLLPDMDKIGENFTFLKSLLSSGVSLGSEVKGASGLHLLLETSGDPQLKATDSSAAAAHDASDKQYKKGLLGELILIQQQIQRHEEEVQRAAAANSARPPPPEPVPSPPPNPSPPQQKRKSSDKEKIDQLQEELLRTQLKYQRMLERLEKENKELRKVVLQKDDKGIHQRKVKKSLIDLYSEVLDILSDYDANYNTQDHLPRVVVVGDQSAGKTSVLEMIAQARIFPRGSGEMMTRSPVKVTLSEGPHHVALFKDSGREFDLTKEEDLAALRHEIELRMRKSVKEGQTVSSETISLSVKGPGIQRMVLVDLPGVISTVTAGMASDTKETIFSISKAYMQNPNAIILCIQDGSVDAERSIVTDLVSQMDPQGKRTIFVLTKVDLAEKNLASPSRIQQIVEGKLFPMKALGYFAVVTGKGSNAESIDSIKDYEEDFFQNSRLLRDGMLKAHQVTTKNLSLAVSDCFWKMVRESVEQQADVFKASRFNLETEWKNNYPRLRELDRNELYEKAKNEILDEVISLSQVTPQHWEAILQKKLWERVSTHVIENIYLPAAQTMDSGTFNTTVDIKLKQWTDKQLPHKALEVAWETLQEEFARFMAEYKGKDQDDIFDKLKEAVKDESIKRHKWNERAMDSLRVIQHNALEDRSITDKPQWDAAIQFMEETLQSRLKDTESVIRDMVGPDWKQRWLNWKNRTPDQHIRNETKNELERLLKLHDDHTAYLANDEVTTVRKNLEGRGVEVDPVLIKDTWHQLYRRHFLQKALSHCNLCKRGFYYYQRHFVDSELECNDVVLFWRIQRMLVITANTLRQQLTNTEVRRLEKNVKEVLDDFGEDTERKIHLITGRRVQLAEDLKKVREIQEKLEAFIEALHKEK, encoded by the exons ATGCTGCGTGTCGGGAGCAAAGCCGCCTG CATGGCCTGTAGGAACCTGGTCTCCACCAACATGGGGATACGATTTCGGGTACCGCTGCAGAAGCTTCACCCTCTGTCCCGTGCCATCCACCACCGCTACTCGGGAAACACCAACCCTCAGCGACCACCTCATCGCACAGCAGCCCGCTATTTTACCTCTATGTCTCGGTTGCCCATGAGGCCACCTAAGCCTCCTCCAGGGTCAGGGGGCCGTGGCTACCAGCAACAGCGCAACTTCTGGATGGTCCGTCTCGCTGCTCGGCTGCTAAGGCTCAGATACATTCTGCTGGGAACAGCAGTGGGAGGCGGCTACACAGCTAAGAAG ACCTATGAAGAGTGGAAGGACATGCTGCCGGATTTTAGTGAATACAACTGGATCATTCCAGACTTTGTCTGGGAATTAAGTGAACAAATTGATTTTG ATAAACTGGCCAAAGCTCTACCGGAGATAGAAGAAATAGCCAAACTACTACCTGACATGGACAAAATAGGAGAGAACTTCACTTTCCTTAAAAGCCTCCTCTCCTCTG GTGTGAGTTTGGGTAGTGAAGTCAAAGGAGCTTCTGGTCTGCATCTGTTGTTAG AAACTTCAGGCGATCCTCAACTAAAAGCCACAGATTcttctgctgcagcagcacatgatgccagtGACAAGCAGTACAAAAAG GGTCTGCTTGGGGAGCTCATTCTTATTCAGCAGCAGATCCAGCGGCACGAGGAGGAAGTCCAACGGGCCGCTGCTGCCAATAGTGCGCGTCCCCCACCGCCAGAGCCTGTTCCCAGTCCGCCTCCGAACCCCAGCCCCCCTCAACAGAAGCGCAAG TcatcagacaaagaaaagatagaccagcttcaagaagaaCTCCTCCGTACCCAG TTAAAGTATCAGCGCATGCTGGAGAGACTGgagaaggaaaataaagagtTAAGGAAAGTGGTGCTGCAAAAAGATGATAAAGGAATTCACCAAAGGAAAGTGAAG AAATCCCTTATTGACCTGTATTCTGAAGTCTTGGACATCTTATCTGACTACGACGCCAACTACAACACCCAGGACCACTTACCCAGG GTGGTCGTGGTTGGGGATCAGAGTGCTGGAAAGACAAGCGTACTTGAGATGATAGCCCAGGCCAGGATCTTCCCCAGGGGCTCAGGAGAAATGATGACACGGTCTCCTGTTAAG GTAACATTAAGTGAAGGCCCCCACCACGTGGCCCTGTTCAAGGACAGTGGTCGAGAATTCGACCTTACCAAGGAGGAGGAC CTTGCTGCTCTGAGGCATGAGATTGAgctgaggatgaggaagagTGTGAAGGAGGGGCAGACAGTCAGCTCCGAG ACAATATCCCTGAGTGTCAAAGGCCCTGGCATCCAGAGGATGGTACTTGTTGACTTACCAGGAGTAATCAGT ACGGTCACTGCAGGCATGGCATCAGACACTAAGGAAACCATCTTCAGCATCAGTAAGGCCTACATGCAAAACCCCAATGCAATCATCCTCTGTATTCAGG ATGGCAGCGTGGATGCGGAGCGAAGCATTGTCACCGACTTGGTTAGTCAGATGGACCCTCAGGGGAAGAGGACCATCTTTGTACTGACCAAAGTGGACTTGGCTGAGAAGAACCTGGCCAGCCCAAGCAGA ATCCAGCAAATAGTGGAGGGCAAACTATTTCCCATGAAAGCCCTGGGCTACTTTGCTGTAGTGACAGGAAAAG GGAGCAATGCTGAAAGCATAGATTCCATCAAAGATTATGAGGAAGACTTTTTCCAGAACTCCAGATTACTGAG GGATGGCATGCTGAAAGCCCACCAGGTAACCACCAAGAACTTGAGCCTGGCTGTCTCTGATTGTTTCTGGAAGATGGTCAGGGAGTCTGTAGAGCAGCAAGCTGATGTCTTCAAAG CATCGCGATTCAACCTCGAGACAGAATGGAAGAACAACTACCCTCGTTTGAGAGAGCTTGACAGG aatgAACTCTATGAAAAGGCCAAAAATGAAATCTTGGATGAAGTCATTAGTTTGAGTCAAGTGACTCCACAGCACTG GGAAGCTATTCTGCAGAAGAAGCTGTGGGAACGTGTTTCCACTCATGTAATCGAGAACATCTACCTGCCTGCTGCCCAAACAATGGACTCTGGTACCTTTAACACCACTGTAGACATTAAGCTCAAGCAGTGGACTGACAAGCAGCTCCCACACAAAGCACTGGAG GTTGCCTGGGAGACACTGCAGGAGGAGTTTGCCCGCTTCATGGCTGAATACAAAGGCAAAGACCAGgatgacatttttgacaagctaaaggaggctgtgaaggATGAGAGCATCAAGAGACACAAGTGGAATGAGAGGGCCATGGACAGCCTG AGGGTGATCCAGCACAATGCTCTAGAAGACCGGTCCATCACAGACAAGCCACAGTGGGATGCAGCAATCCAGTTCATGGAAGAAACTTTGCAGTCACGCCTTAAAGACA CTGAATCAGTAATCAGAGACATGGTGGGTCCAGACTGGAAGCAGAGGTGGCTGAACTGGAAGAACCGTACACCAGATCAG CACATCcgtaatgaaacaaaaaatgagctggAGCGCTTGCTGAAGCTGCACGATGACCACACAGCTTACTTGGCTAACGATGAGGTCACCACAGTCAGGAAGAACCTGGAGGGACGAGGGGTTGAAGTTGATCCAGTTCTG ATCAAGGACACGTGGCATCAGCTGTATCGCCGACACTTTTTGCAGAAGGCATTGTCCCATTGCAACCTGTGCAAAAGAGGCTTCTACTACTACCAGAGACACTTTGTTGACTCTGAG TTGGAGTGCAATGACGTGGTACTGTTTTGGAGAATCCAGAGGATGCTGGTCATCACAGCCAACACTCTCCGACAGCAGCTCACCAACACAGAGG TGCGCCGATTGGAGAAAAATGTGAAGGAAGTGCTGGATGACTTTGGGGAAGACACGGAGAGGAAGATCCACCTCATCACTGGCCGCAGAGTCCAGCTGGCCGAGGATCTCA